Sequence from the Bacteroidota bacterium genome:
AAAAAAATAGAAAAACATATTGCATATATTGACAATAAACTTGATGAGTATAACAAAGCATTATCTGAGGCTGATGGTGACAACAAAGCAGCAATAGAAAAGCATATTGCCACGCATACAGAAAGAAAAAACGGCTACTTGGCAATGAGTGAGTATCTGGAAGAAAGCGGTGATGTGCAGGTATCTACCTCTGACCCTGAGAGCAGGCAAATGATTACCCGTAACAACATTACCGAAGTAGCATATAATATTCAAACTGTCGTAGACGCAAAATACTGCATACCCATTGACTATAAAGTGACCAATGAGAATGACAGCAAGGCAATGGGTGGTATGCTTCGCAGATCAAAAGTGATACTTCAGTCAACAGATTTTACAGCTTTATACGACAAGGGATACCATACCGGAAGCGAGATAAGAACAGGTATTGAAATGGGAATAAATCTGATGGTGGCCATACCTGATGTGGCATCAAATGCTCCTGATGAAAACTATAATGTAGCAAATTTTATATATAACGAAACAGATGATCAATATATATGTCCGCAAGGAAATATACTAAGCACCAATGGCAACTGGTACAGAAAAGACCGTGGGAATTCATTGTCTCTATAAAACGCTTCGTCATTTTCAGTCACAGGAATATACATTGGTCCGTAGGTCGGCAGTGCTTCCAGAATTTCATATTTTTTAGTTTCTGTCAATGTTCTTGTTTCGTCTGTTTTGGTTGCAAATAACTAATAC
This genomic interval carries:
- a CDS encoding transposase — encoded protein: MQFIQGTNRTQSVLFPETLDQIVEQDNEVRIIDLFVESIQLADFKFVIKTTKEGRPAYHPKDLLKLYVYGYLNHIRSSRQLEKECKRNIEVMWLMNELVPDHNTISNFRRDNERAIRKVFRYTVSIAKHFDLIGGTLVAGDSTKLRAQNSKKNNFTPKKIEKHIAYIDNKLDEYNKALSEADGDNKAAIEKHIATHTERKNGYLAMSEYLEESGDVQVSTSDPESRQMITRNNITEVAYNIQTVVDAKYCIPIDYKVTNENDSKAMGGMLRRSKVILQSTDFTALYDKGYHTGSEIRTGIEMGINLMVAIPDVASNAPDENYNVANFIYNETDDQYICPQGNILSTNGNWYRKDRGNSLSL